The following are from one region of the Malassezia vespertilionis chromosome 4, complete sequence genome:
- a CDS encoding uncharacterized protein (SECRETED:SignalP(1-28); COG:S; EggNog:ENOG503P7TC), with the protein MPDWRSLVLQGSLWQVLALRCHYTTTHAANFEDALAPYRTWGAKSSVSGTFDGISDMRELCLQCYALDVRWGRSMAEEASSNADAVLELVPAVQYYRPSYAREWVWRMRLDPHDNCIIQTMCDGTLRSLDIATGQLLWSYNQVPFNPCPHLEYSNGFIVYNVGRNGLTVCERVNRRCFNVCGTFAANPNMKAFRLHYPILATATRDDRWEEFDLAAQQTQCRHPLLLPQNSSFLPDITYIEFDEAYAFVTTTTFEGISAYNRATGKRVWSLLEHVEKFGAPRTFATDDTIPCRERHSLQLRRLREIEAPAYFQQKELRNPALARSWFAVHVDQETGTLVFAGEKGILLVPKYKDVFAQCPSTGTLYFYCFPFDGATGLSERANLTSSSMEYSQLAVKGGRVAVVCGLFVLLDLCVRTLCTNEEKTYASFAVYEWSDASYAQEHLPEKVNQFNKCSSIALDSAGVYVVTKQALHREIHVDLTAFPIWYQAKCKSRGSTMVTGFHFDGHAKAPSMVHRSVFSLPEPEPLVVHERQSAALSVAFSNGQEGDEQVYEGEEEGDESALSDELDTEDWAPDDEGRGYIW; encoded by the coding sequence ATGCCAGACTGGCGCTcgcttgtgctgcaaggCTCTTTGTGGCAAGTGCTTGCGTTGCGCTGTCATTACACCACGACACATGCGGCGAACTTTGAGGACGCCCTAGCGCCGTACCGCACTTGGGGGGCAAAAAGTAGTGTGAGCGGCACATTTGACGGTATCAGTGATATGCGCGAGCTTTGTCTGCAGTGCTATGCCCTGGACGTGCGTTGGGGCAGAAGCATGGCGGAAGAAGCAAGTAGCAACGCCGATGCGGTCTTGGAGCTCGTGCCTGCCGTCCAGTATTATCGTCCAAGCTATGCAAGAGAGTGGGTGTGGCGCATGCGACTGGATCCGCACGATAACTGCATTATCCAGACCATGTGCGATGGAACGCTCCGCTCACTCGACATTGCTACGGGCCAGCTGCTGTGGAGTTACAATCAAGTGCCGTTCAATCCCTGCCCGCACCTTGAGTACTCGAATGGATTTATCGTGTATAATGTGGGGCGCAATGGGCTGACCGTGTGTGAGAGAGTGAACCGCCGCTGCTTTAACGTGTGCGGGACGTTTGCAGCAAACCCAAACATGAAAGCTTTCCGACTGCACTACCCCATCCTTGCCactgcgacgcgcgacgatCGCTGGGAAGAGTTTGATctggctgcgcagcaaacgcAGTGCCGCCATCCGCTATTACTTCCCCAGAACTCGTCGTTTTTGCCGGATATTACGTACATTGAGTTTGACGAGGCGTATGCATTTGTTACTACCACAACATTCGAAGGGATCAGCGCCTACAATCGCGCCACAGGGAAACGTGTTTGGTCCTTGCTGGAACATGTGGAAAAGTTTGGCGCTCCCAGGACATTTGCAACTGACGATACTATTCCATGCAGAGAACGCCAttcgctgcagctgcgtcgGTTGCGTGAAATAGAAGCGCCGGCCTATTTTCAGCAAAAAGAGCTTCGCAATCCTGCTTTGGCAAGGTCGTGGTTTGCCGTGCATGTCGACCAAGAGACGGGCACGCTGGTTTTCGCGGGCGAAAAGGGTATTTTGCTCGTACCCAAGTACAAGGACGTATTTGCACAGTGTCCAAGCACGGGCACGCTATATTTTTATTGTTTTCCGTTTGACGGAGCGACCGGTTTGAGCGAGCGTGCAAATCTTACATCGAGCTCGATGGAGTATTCGCAGCTTGCCGTAAAAGGCGGTCGGGTTGCTGTGGTATGTGGACTTTTTGTCCTGCTGGATCTGTGTGTACGGACACTGTGCACAAATGAAGAGAAGACGTACGCGTCGTTTGCTGTGTACGAGTGGTCTGATGCGTCTTACGCACAAGAGCATCTTCCTGAAAAGGTAAATCAGTTCAACAAGTGCTCTAGCATTGCACTTGATAGTGCCGGAGTGTACGTTGTTACAAAGCAGGCGTTGCATCGTGAGATTCACGTCGATCTCACCGCGTTCCCTATATGGTACCAAGCAAAGTGCAAGTCGCGGGGCTCGACGATGGTGACAGGGTTTCACTTTGATGGGCATGCAAAAGCACCATCCATGGTGCATCGGTCTGTATTTTCATTGCCCGAGCCTGAACCATTGGTCGTGCACGAAAggcaaagcgcagcattgtCGGTAGCGTTCTCGAATGGCCAAGAGGGGGACGAGCAGGTCTATGAGGGCGAAGAGGAAGGCGACGAGTCCGCCCTGTCGGATGAGCTGGATACGGAAGACTGGGCGCCTGACGACGAAGGTCGGGGATACATTTGGTAA
- the SRO7 gene encoding Lethal(2) giant larvae sro7 (COG:U; EggNog:ENOG503NU4G) → MSWLRSVGKGKLGRHEHKAPLSTRLRDWTGMLRDETKFSEGFLDQLTIPGELSAMAFEPGIGLLAVGTSCGTVHVFGAPPARISITLRPACRVKHLLFKSDTFLLICIDEKDNISIYDMSRRDPHGAALRHEGHGPRRAPPTASGTAAQASQLADAPMRVATHCARNAVLCAEVTASHSHMFLGLADGTVDAYDLERFIISPYRVSNLWWPVEEALRRTASPVAPSRLHVPLIIDIKTNPRDMNLLLLCYEGGAVLYSVRDKSVQMTYELHLLPGAPGPDPRAPFEEIWKERLCPATSVAWHPDGAVFVMGHENGALSFWNAKDEDKPLVVRTLDQTDIERPTAPEDTAALPSFGPREPVFKLAWSAFPAQGWASWGAAQESAKKDADVASDTVLTMMGGSAQGTTSSMLHTFHMSPMPGALLWTSRTPEAAHKARVALQQVLVPVKISAYHASATIEDFVLLPNLSPHCDGAYDPYAVVVMVGNDERLPMIAAQSAHRGVESFSFPPRPGAEHEYEPLHLPLPLAFIGRGTVLGSKLQSVPIAAYRKLLHGAHEEIPKGSVSDDVLMGGYATPYIVGGTLAHAEGIARQGQPRILVTWHLDGTLRFHDASPHLLLMGEANPRRGVVLRKPFPMPLPHLTISVRQALLDPSLAGLPSLHSLRRHPEQIQICDAHIAWDAAEAAAQLVSGQIMHIAFATDTVLGSPQLKQDPTALANDIQDMSLDASAPLTEFTSLESAVNPTSVGFKPAALIQLMPGIPTCSALCDAGLLALASGALLVVADLRGQDVVVRAGFGAGDYFSRQIGAAEDKIVAEESKSAITSLTFSVCRTEKDFILAPRLLVGRANGFVTVWTFEHGSMDSWFGFRSDSVRVEVKGHHLYSAVLDPIGQAAGMTSEDVQRAHIEQESVQAGLAQLDDTSFNILAYVSERLVVLHDQITGARIARAELPENALAAHVVCKNNARVLIAVSTSSIVAMSLPRLDAVHRIQRHVPSTQEVVASTPQISVDVQGNFVELSDGQQLRLWTAFATLPHGEPPIVCMYTPRTLPLAPGEGAGGYIASLGGWLGTTVATPLSAGAQLDAVIAGPKRMALPKLPPQIGTSVETREATSVALPEMPGASNAEQSGDAVQGKGWFDGYAKSISKYTSGSLRSQASLNMQLLHKRDAIIADVGDGIADLERNASNFFKQTRNSAFKAAAKEKIYSYL, encoded by the exons ATGTCGTGGCTACGTTCGGTTGGCAAAGGAAAACTGGGTCGTCATGAGCACAAAGCACCCTTGAGTACACGCCTCAGAGACTGGACCGGCATGCTCCGAGATGAGACCAAGTTTTCAGAAGGGTTTCTTGACCAGCTGACCATCCCGGGCGAGCTCTCTGCCATGGCATTTGAGCCGGGGATCGGACTCCTAGCGGTCGGCACGTCGTGCGGCACAGTGCAtgtgtttggcgcgcctccTGCGCGCATTTCTATTACACTGCGTCCCGCCTGCCGAGTCAAGCATCTCTTGTTCAAGTCGGACACGTTTCTTTTGATTTGTATCG ACGAAAAGGACAATATCAGCATTTACGACATGTCGCGTCGTGATCCACATGGTGCGGCACTTCGCCACGAAGGGCATGggccgcgtcgagcgccgcctACGGCGAGTGGTACCGCAGCACAGGCTTCGCAGCTTGCGGATGCGCCCATGCGTGTAGCGACGCATTGCGCAAGAAACGCTGTGCTCTGCGCTGAAGTCACCGCCTCACACAGCCACATGTTTTTGGGCCTTGCAGATGGCACGGTCGATGCGTACGATCTGGAGCGATTCATCATATCGCCCTACCGCGTCTCCAACCTGTGGTGGCCTGTAgaggaagcgctgcgccgcaccgcctCGCCCGTAGCGCCGAGCCGTTTGCATGTGCCGCTAATTATCGATATCAAGACAAATCCACGCGATATGAatttgctgctgctgtgctacgaaggcggcgcggtgctctactctgtgcgcgacaagTCGGTGCAGATGACCTACGAACTTCACTTGCTGCCCGGCGCTCCTGGACCAGATCCCCGTGCGCCGTTTGAAGAAATCTGGAAAGAGCGCTTGTGCCCTGCTACCTCTGTTGCATGGCATCCAGATGGCGCCGTGTTCGTGATGGGCCACGAAAATGGTGCTCTCTCCTTTTGGAATGCCAAGGACGAGGATAAGCCACTGGtcgtgcgcacgctcgatcAGACAGACATTGAGCGCCCCACAGCACCAGAAGATACGGCCGCGCTGCCTTCGTTTGGGCCGCGCGAGCCCGTGTTCAAGCTCGCGTGGTCTGCCTTTCCCGCACAAGGTTGGGCGTCGtggggcgccgcgcaggaaTCTGCGAAAAAAGACGCAGACGTGGCGTCTGATACTGTGCTCACTATGATGGGCGGCTCTGCACAGGGCACTACGTCTTCCATGTTGCACACATTTCACATGTCACCCATGCCCGGTGCTCTTCTCTGGACAAGCCGCACGCcagaagcagcgcacaaggcgcgcgtTGCTCTACAGCAAGTGCTTGTGCCTGTCAAAATTTCTGCGTACCATGCTTCTGCAACGATTGAAGACTTTGTCTTGCTGCCAAACCTTAGCCCGCACTGCGATGGCGCATACGATCCCTACGCAGTGGTCGTCATGGTCGGCAACGACGAGCGCCTGCCCATGATTGCGGCGCAGTCTGCGCACCGCGGTGTGGAATCCTTCTCTTTCCCGCCCCGCCCCGGCGCAGAACACGAATacgagccgctgcaccTTCCTTTGCCCCTCGCATTTATTGGGCGCGGTACTGTGCTTGGATCCAAGCTCCAGAGCGTACCGATTGCTGCCTATCGAAAattgctgcacggcgcacatgAAGAGATTCCCAAAGGCTCTGTGAGCGACGATGTGCTGATGGGCGGATATGCTACGCCCTACATTGTTGGCGGTACGTTAGCGCATGCGGAGGGCATTGCACGCCAAGGACAACCGCGCATCCTTGTTACATGGCACCTGGATGGAACGCTCCGATTCCACGATGCGAGCCCACACCTTCTGCTCATGGGCGAGGCTaatccgcggcgcggtgtggtgctgcgcaagccaTTTCCCATGCCTCTTCCCCACCTCACGATTTCCGtccgccaagcgctgctcgaccCAAGTCTGGCCGGACTGCCGTCCCTGCACTCTTTGCGGCGGCACCCCGAACAAATCCAGAtttgcgatgcgcacattgCGTGGGACGCTGCTGAAGCCGCTGCTCAGCTTGTCTCTGGCCAAATCATGCATATAGCGTTTGCGACGGACACGGTGCTCGGCAGCCCGCAGCTAAAGCAGGATCCCACAGCGCTTGCAAACGATATACAGGATATGTCGCTCGATGCTTCCGCACCACTCACAGAGTTCACGTCGCTGGAGAGCGCGGTCAATCCTACTAGTGTTGGGTTCAAACCCGCCGCTTTGATCCAGCTCATGCCGGGCATCCCTacgtgcagcgcactgtGCGACGCTGGGCTGCTCGCACTTGCGTCCGGCGCTCTGCTTGTCGTTGCCGACTTGCGCGGACAGGATGTGGTAGTGCGCGCAGGATTTGGGGCGGGCGATTACTTCTCACGACAaattggcgctgcagaggACAAGATTGTGGCGGAAGAGTCGAAGAGTGCGATTACCTCGCTTACGTTTTCCGTGTGCCGCACGGAGAAAGATTTCATtctcgcgccgcggctctTGGTGGGGCGTGCAAATGGATTCGTGACTGTGTGGACGTTTGAGCACGGGAGCATGGACTCTTGGTTTGGGTTCCGCTCCGATTCCGTGCGCGTGGAAGTGAAGGGACACCACTTGTACAGTGCTGTGCTCGATCCAATAGGGCAAGCGGCTGGTATGACATCGGAGGatgtccagcgcgcgcacattGAACAAGAAAGTGTACAAGCAGGACTTGCACAACTAGACGATACGTCGTTCAACATATTGGCGTACGTATccgagcgcctcgtggTGCTACACGACCAGATCACTGGCGctcgcattgcgcgcgctgagcTTCCCGAAaatgcgctcgccgcccaTGTCGTGTGCAAAAATaatgcgcgcgtgctcaTTGCCGTTTCGACCAGCAGCATTGTTGCCATGTCGTTGCCGAGGCTCGATGCCGTGCATCGCATCCAGCGACACGTCCCGTCGACCCAGGAAGTAGTGGCTAGCACGCCGCAGATCAGCGTCGACGTGCAGGGCAACTTTGTCGAGCTCAGCGATGGGCAGCAGCTCCGGCTGTGGACTGCTTTTGCGACACTGCCCCATGGCGAGCCGCCGATTGTGTGCATGTACACACCGCGGACGCTGCCCTTGGCGCCGGGAGAGGGCGCCGGCGGCTATATTGCAAGCCTCGGGGGGTGGCTCGGAACGACAGTTGCCACGCCGCTTTCtgctggcgcgcagcttgacGCGGTGATCGCAGGACCGAagcgcatggcgctgcCCAAGCTGCCGCCGCAGATTGGCACGTCGGTGGAAACGCGCGAGGCAACGAGTGTTGCACTGCCAGAAATGCCGGGCGCTTCCAATGCAGAACAGTCGGGCGACGCAGTACAAGGGAAAGGCTGGTTCGATGGTTACGCCAAATCGATCTCCAAGTATACCTCGGGCTCGCTTCGGTCGCAAGCATCGCTGAATATGCAGTTATTGCATAAACGCGATGCAATTATTGCCGATGTGGGTGATGGTATTGCAGACTTGGAGCGCAACGCGTCCAACTTTTTCAAGCAAACGCGAAACTCGGCGTTCAAGGCCGCCGCCAAGGAGAAGATCTATTCGTACTTGTAG
- a CDS encoding uncharacterized protein (EggNog:ENOG503NWZC; TransMembrane:2 (o273-296i308-328o); COG:I), which translates to MVFESLYRSLDLPKNASVPDFVLRKIPGDQTEDKELIFPSPFWTRAQAKSLTLADIRDGAYGMATELLAPDVEGGPWEKNDVGLFVTENQYDYLLVSLGLMQIGAIPALLNPQYKGVELEDIMHKVHPRAMFVSVATFPAVEDAVKSYAAKGDKKPVIYVFDQVHERNIYRLLIDPGKKRRANGDNSLEKVKIDPITQTAVYCFSSGTSGPPKVVCLSHFNLIANVVQITVALGGRVNKPRFDDANWFDQPIGPPQDGINEFHLSILPQFHCYGLLTAIATLFTGTPCVVFSKFDVKNFFIAVEKYKVTFMFVVPPILLALASSPLAAEYDLGSIKSFASGAATLSKELCDLVRERRGIPVTDGYGMTEMSPIISLQTTRDIESGRLNVGRLVPNTDARVIDLSTGKDVGEDVPGELWLRGPQLMLGYLDNNEANEKSFSPSPADMNHFFNTGDIVSIDKDGFVTIHDRVKDIIKFNGYQVSASELEGLAQKNEYVLQAAVAGVVDHSNAVHNELPWAFVVSNEKGQDVPEEKRTKSLLTLVNSRVPGYKKLRGVTWLNALPTSSAGKILKRELRSMVKI; encoded by the coding sequence ATGGTGTTCGAATCATTGTATAGAAGCCTTGATTTGCCCAAGAACGCATCTGTGCCTGATTTTGTGCTTCGAAAGATCCCTGGGGACCAAACAGAGGACAAGGAGCTCATTTTCCCTTCGCCTTTTTGGACCCGCGCACAGGCAAAGTCGCTTACATTGGCCGACATCCGCGATGGCGCATATGGCATGGCGACGGAATTGCTCGCGCCTGATGTGGAAGGTGGTCCATGGGAAAAGAATGACGTGGGGTTGTTTGTAACGGAAAACCAGTACGACTACCTTCTTGTGTCGTTGGGTCTCATGCAAATTGGCGCCATTCCTGCACTGCTGAATCCACAGTACAAAGGCGTTGAGCTAGAGGATATCATGCACAAGGTGcatccgcgcgcgatgtTTGTCTCCGTTGCGACTTTTCCAGCTGTCGAGGACGCGGTTAAGAGCTATGCCGCGAAAGGGGATAAGAAGCCTGTCATTTACGTGTTCGACCaggtgcacgagcgcaatATTTACCGTCTTCTAATTGATCCTGGCAAgaagcgccgtgcaaatGGAGATAACTCTTTGGAGAAGGTTAAGATTGATCCCATCACGCAAACTGCCGTATACTGCTTTAGTTCCGGCACGTCTGGCCCGCCAAAAGTGGTGTGTCTCTCGCATTTTAACCTTATTGCAAACGTGGTACAAATCACTGTAGCACTTGGTGGGCGCGTGAACAAGCCACGATTTGACGATGCTAACTGGTTTGACCAGCCGATAGGGCCGCCACAGGATGGAATTAACGAGTTCCACTTGAGTATTTTACCTCAGTTCCATTGTTATGGTCTGCTTACAGCTATTGCGACTCTCTTTACCGGCACACCGTGCGTCGTATTTTCTAAATTTGACGTGAAGAACTTTTTTATCGCGGTGGAAAAGTACAAGGTGACGTTTATGTTTGTCGTTCCACCGATCCTGCTGGCGCTTGCATCTTCGCCTTTGGCCGCAGAATACGACCTTGGCTCCATTAAATCGTTTGCTTCTGGTGCTGCTACACTGTCAAAAGAGCTATGCGACTTAGTGAGGGAGAGGCGCGGCATCCCTGTCACCGATGGGTACGGCATGACCGAGATGTCACCTATTATTTCCTTGCAAACTACGCGGGATATCGAGTCAGGCCGTTTGAATGTGGGCCGTTTGGTTCCGAACACGGATGCGCGCGTTATCGATTTGTCCACCGGTAAGGATGTTGGGGAAGACGTGCCTGGCGAGCTATGGCTGCGTGGTCCGCAGCTCATGCTCGGCTACTTGGACAACAATGAGGCAAACGAAAAATCTTTTTCGCCCAGCCCCGCGGATATGAATCACTTTTTTAACACAGGCGATATTGTTTCCATTGATAAGGATGGCTTTGTTACCATCCACGACCGTGTCAAGGATATCATCAAGTTTAACGGGTACCAAGTATCTGCGTCTGAATTGGAAggccttgcgcaaaaaaatGAGTACGTCTTGCAGGCTGCTGTTGCTGGCGTCGTGGACCACTCCAATGCAGTGCACAATGAGCTGCCATGGGCATTTGTTGTGTCAAACGAAAAAGGTCAGGACGTCCCGGAAGAGAAGCGCACAAAATCGCTTCTTACGCTTGTCAATAGCCGTGTCCCTGGCTATAAAAAGTTGCGCGGGGTGACGTGGCTTAATGCACTGCCGACATCGTCTGCAGGCAAGATTCtgaagcgcgagctgcgttCTATGGTCAAAATTTGA